CCCCGCGATGGGGATGGCCTCGCAACAGCGGGGGAAGCTCGGCGAGCTCGATCTCGAGACCATGGGCGGGCTCCTGGGCGAGCCCGTGGACGTCGTTCGGGCCGAGACGGTCGACGTGCTCGTTCCCGCCGATGCCGAGATCGTCATCGAGGGCAAGATCCGAACGGAGGTCTGGCATGATGACGGGCCCTTCGGCGATTACTGGCTGTACTACGCGCCTCCCAAGCCGGCACGGGTGTTCGAGGTGACCGCGATCACTCATCGTAAAGCGCCTATCTTTCACGACATCTTCAATGTCGGACCCGAGCACCTCGTTCTCTTTTCTCTGGGGATGGAGGGCGCTTTATTTCCTCGGCTCAAGGAGCTCATCCCTCAGCTCGTCGCGATCCACGTTCCGGTTTGCGGGTCGGGGAACCTAGTCTACGTGCAAATCCGAAAGGAGATGGAGGGGCTCGGGGTGAATGCCGCGCTCGCGGCCCTCGGCATCTATCGATTCAAATGTGCCATCGTCGTGGACGAGGACGTCGATATCTACGATGACGGCAAGGTGCTGTGGGCGCTGATGACTCGGACCCAGCCCGATCGGTCGTTCTTCACCGTGCCCGGCTCGTACGTGTCCCGGGTGGATCCGACGGGTTATCTCCCATGGCAGACGGGCGGCACGGGACCCGGGCTCTTGACCACCCGGCTGGGGGTCGATGCCACCAAGCCTCTGGACCCGAGCTTTCCCGAGGTCGCCGAGCCCCCGCGCGATCTCTGGCGAGGTCTCGACTTGAAAGACTACTTATCTTGATACGGTGGGTTGCCGCAATCATTGGCCTCACCTTCCTGCCAGGTGCTCGCTCCTCGCGGGCGCAGGAGGCGCCCAGAGAGATCGTCTTTCTGACGAATTACGTCTTCCTCGGCCGCCACGCGCCGTTCTTCGTGGGGCTGGAGAAGGGTTTCTATCGCGAAGCGGGCTTCGACATCGAGATCCTCCCTTCCACCGGGAGCGGCTCGGTGATCGCGGCGCTCGAAGGAGGCCAGGCCGACTACGGGATCGCCGAGACCGCTCCCTTCGTGCAGGCGGTGGCAAAGGGAGCCGGGCTCAAGGCGTTCGGGGTCTACATGGACGAAAGCACGAGCGGACTCGCGTCGCTCACGCCCCATCGGCGGCCCGA
The DNA window shown above is from Vicinamibacteria bacterium and carries:
- a CDS encoding UbiD family decarboxylase translates to SPKWELSAVQKRLESEGSLPILIFNRVAGHKMPVVANLFASKKHLALALDTTPGEVVTRFAEASTRRLPPRRVEKGPVKDVILTGDDASLDRLPLITHCAKDAGAYLTSGVTFMRDPVSGVVNGGIYRNLKLSSTALTMNLAPLSHGAQITRGAEERGLPVEAAIAIGHHPAMGMASQQRGKLGELDLETMGGLLGEPVDVVRAETVDVLVPADAEIVIEGKIRTEVWHDDGPFGDYWLYYAPPKPARVFEVTAITHRKAPIFHDIFNVGPEHLVLFSLGMEGALFPRLKELIPQLVAIHVPVCGSGNLVYVQIRKEMEGLGVNAALAALGIYRFKCAIVVDEDVDIYDDGKVLWALMTRTQPDRSFFTVPGSYVSRVDPTGYLPWQTGGTGPGLLTTRLGVDATKPLDPSFPEVAEPPRDLWRGLDLKDYLS